In a genomic window of Kiritimatiellia bacterium:
- a CDS encoding ERCC4 domain-containing protein: MNLRIDTREQRPLDFTGLIEPVRIVQGTVPVFDYAWAGDEALFAVERKSLADFIESVVMQDRFRRELQKIKRARAAGMSRIYYVVEANFHDIIRFDYSRFTSGRVHCDLVFKRWRELDYFHDVHVVWAGDEVGAAHAVFLLLKSRLEDLKQQQTGEPAHD, encoded by the coding sequence ATGAACCTCCGCATCGACACCCGCGAACAGCGCCCCCTCGACTTCACCGGCCTTATCGAACCCGTCCGGATCGTCCAGGGCACCGTCCCGGTCTTCGACTACGCCTGGGCCGGTGACGAGGCGCTGTTCGCCGTGGAACGTAAGTCCCTGGCCGACTTCATCGAGTCCGTGGTCATGCAGGACCGCTTCCGCCGGGAACTCCAGAAGATCAAGCGGGCCCGCGCCGCCGGGATGAGCCGCATCTACTACGTGGTCGAGGCCAACTTCCACGACATCATCCGCTTCGATTACAGCCGCTTCACCAGCGGCCGGGTCCATTGCGATCTTGTTTTCAAGCGCTGGCGCGAACTGGACTATTTCCATGACGTTCACGTCGTCTGGGCCGGTGACGAAGTCGGCGCCGCCCACGCCGTGTTCCTGCTTCTGAAGTCCCGCCTCGAGGATCTGAAACAGCAGCAAACAGGAGAACCCGCCCATGACTGA